The following proteins come from a genomic window of Aequorivita marisscotiae:
- a CDS encoding alpha-ketoglutarate decarboxylase, which produces MRKSKFWCNGSLCFIIFLLFGTSSIFSQNNKSDFWQHVRFGGGIGLSFGDGFFSGTLAPSAIYEFNDQFAAGVALNGTYASLKNNNNATILGGSILALYNVIPEIQLSAEFEELNVNRTYKYLGSPDVTTNYWYPALFLGAGFRSNNFTIGVRYDVLFDADESIYASAFAPFVRVYF; this is translated from the coding sequence ATGCGAAAGTCCAAATTTTGGTGCAATGGAAGTTTATGTTTTATAATATTTTTACTTTTTGGAACCTCCTCCATTTTTAGCCAGAACAATAAAAGTGATTTTTGGCAACACGTACGTTTTGGAGGCGGAATTGGGCTTAGTTTCGGCGACGGTTTTTTTAGCGGAACACTTGCTCCGAGTGCTATTTATGAATTTAACGATCAATTTGCTGCCGGCGTGGCGCTAAATGGCACCTATGCCAGTTTAAAAAACAATAACAATGCAACAATTTTAGGAGGAAGCATATTGGCTCTCTATAATGTAATTCCCGAAATTCAACTCTCGGCAGAATTTGAAGAATTAAATGTAAACCGAACCTATAAATATTTGGGCAGCCCAGACGTAACAACCAATTACTGGTATCCCGCCCTATTTCTTGGCGCTGGTTTTAGAAGTAATAACTTTACAATTGGCGTGCGGTACGATGTGCTTTTTGATGCAGATGAAAGCATTTACGCAAGTGCTTTTGCGCCATTTGTACGTGTGTATTTTTAA
- a CDS encoding efflux RND transporter permease subunit, with product MSKNPYKEFSISSWAIDNKMTVYVVMAIVLFLGAIAYYTMPREAFPEIIETKIYVSSVNPGNSAEDVEKFITEPLEEEFKDVGGVKEITSTTLQDYSIIIVEFEESVDIPVAKQLVKDKVDLVKAETTWPTLTNGGKVEPNVFDLNFSEEMPILNINLTGDYPVQQLKDYAEYLQDKIELLPQIKEATIRGAEEKEVEVAVDIYKMTASQVSFDNIINAIKGENSTISGGNIITNGVQKNIRITGEIKNPKELEDVVVKKDDGIIFLKDIADIKFQEKDPTTYAREYGEPVVMLDVKKRAGKNMIEAVEQIKKIVAEEQENYLPKSLDITLTNDQSIKTENQVNDLVNNIIFGVILVVLVLMFFLGFRNALFVGFAIPLSMLMSLVILSALGFTLNTMVLFGLVMGLGMLVDNGIVVVENVYTLMSEGLSPRKAAKQGMGEIAWPIIASTATTLAAFFPLGLWPGTIGKFMIYFPITLSVVLSSSLFVALIINSMLTSVFMKTEEEPMTKKKLIRWSLILLGVGILLVIAGFAIDVAAFRGFGNLAILTAIMLWVYKYFLVGAVDYFQYKALKKLENFYEKILKYALRGKKAYVFFFGTVILLFLSFILVYLVQPKVLFFPENEPNQIITYIEYPQGTDIEKTNELTKRVEQRVFDAIAKYEDDGYNYMVESAISQVGQGAGNPQTDGGQSNEMPQKGKITLSMRDYQLRRGVKSSDVLEEVREAVKGFPGASIIVEKDAAGPPVGYPINIELIGENYEEMLREAENLRSYIEGLGISGIEELKIDVNKSKPEMDVTVNREKAGQLGISTGQIGLTLRRAIFGEEASTYKDGDDDYEINVRLSDKSRYDESALFNQPITFRNNQGKIVQIPISAMVTKNNTASFSSIKRKDLKRTITVYSNVIGGYNATEIVNDLKVELQNYDLPKDINLVFTGEQEEQADNMGFLLLALFYAMGGILLILVAQFNSLSKPMIILTSVILSLAGVFLGLVVFQMDFVVIMTMMGIISLAGIVVNNAIVLIDYTQILIDRKMFDLQMDEDQMLTKRQYFQLIVAGGKSRLRPVLLTAITTVLGLIPLAIGFNIDFFGLFTDYSPNIYIGGDNVIFWGPLAWTVIFGLIFATFLTLIVVPVMFYLVNRAKIRFYKKRRLKELKKQRAKDATYNNRIA from the coding sequence ATGAGCAAAAACCCGTATAAAGAATTTAGTATTTCGTCTTGGGCCATCGACAATAAAATGACCGTTTATGTAGTAATGGCCATTGTTTTATTTCTGGGTGCCATTGCCTATTACACCATGCCGCGCGAGGCTTTTCCAGAAATTATCGAAACCAAAATTTACGTTTCTTCTGTAAACCCCGGAAACTCCGCAGAAGATGTTGAAAAATTTATCACCGAGCCTTTAGAAGAAGAATTTAAAGACGTAGGCGGTGTAAAGGAAATTACCTCAACTACCCTTCAGGATTATTCTATTATTATTGTTGAATTTGAAGAGTCTGTAGATATTCCAGTAGCAAAACAATTGGTTAAAGACAAGGTAGATCTTGTAAAAGCCGAAACTACTTGGCCTACCCTAACCAATGGCGGAAAGGTAGAACCCAACGTTTTCGACTTAAATTTTTCGGAAGAAATGCCTATTTTAAATATTAACCTTACAGGCGATTATCCTGTACAACAGTTAAAAGACTACGCCGAATATCTTCAAGATAAAATTGAATTACTCCCCCAAATAAAAGAGGCCACCATTCGCGGTGCCGAGGAAAAAGAAGTTGAAGTTGCCGTAGATATTTATAAAATGACGGCTTCGCAAGTTAGTTTCGACAATATTATAAATGCAATAAAGGGAGAAAACAGCACCATTTCTGGCGGAAATATTATCACCAATGGCGTTCAGAAAAACATTCGTATTACCGGCGAAATTAAAAATCCGAAAGAGCTCGAAGATGTGGTGGTTAAAAAAGATGACGGAATTATTTTCCTAAAAGATATAGCCGATATAAAATTTCAAGAAAAAGACCCTACTACCTATGCACGCGAGTACGGGGAACCTGTAGTAATGCTCGATGTAAAAAAACGGGCGGGAAAAAACATGATCGAGGCTGTAGAACAAATTAAAAAAATTGTAGCCGAAGAACAGGAAAATTACTTGCCAAAAAGCCTCGACATTACGCTAACCAACGATCAATCTATTAAAACCGAAAACCAAGTAAACGATTTGGTAAACAACATAATATTCGGAGTAATTTTAGTAGTGTTGGTGCTAATGTTTTTCCTGGGCTTTAGAAATGCATTATTTGTAGGTTTCGCCATTCCGCTATCCATGTTAATGTCGCTGGTTATTCTATCGGCTTTGGGCTTTACGCTAAATACAATGGTTCTCTTTGGGCTCGTTATGGGGCTGGGAATGCTTGTGGACAACGGAATTGTAGTAGTAGAAAACGTTTATACATTAATGAGTGAAGGCCTATCGCCACGAAAAGCTGCCAAACAAGGAATGGGCGAAATTGCTTGGCCCATTATTGCTTCAACCGCAACTACCTTGGCCGCATTTTTCCCACTTGGTCTTTGGCCAGGTACCATCGGGAAATTTATGATATACTTTCCCATTACCCTCTCGGTAGTGCTTTCGTCTTCGCTTTTTGTGGCACTGATCATTAACTCTATGCTTACTTCGGTTTTTATGAAAACTGAAGAAGAACCCATGACAAAAAAGAAACTTATCCGTTGGAGTTTAATACTGCTAGGGGTTGGTATATTGCTTGTAATTGCTGGTTTTGCAATAGATGTTGCTGCATTCCGCGGTTTTGGAAATTTAGCAATACTCACCGCCATTATGCTCTGGGTTTATAAATATTTTTTGGTTGGAGCCGTAGATTATTTTCAATACAAAGCACTGAAAAAACTAGAGAATTTCTATGAAAAAATTCTAAAATACGCCTTGCGCGGAAAAAAAGCCTATGTGTTTTTCTTCGGCACGGTTATTTTATTATTTCTGTCTTTTATTTTGGTGTATTTAGTACAACCCAAAGTACTTTTCTTCCCCGAAAACGAACCCAATCAGATTATCACCTACATAGAATATCCACAGGGTACCGATATTGAAAAAACCAACGAGCTCACCAAACGCGTTGAACAACGTGTTTTTGACGCCATTGCCAAATATGAAGACGATGGCTATAATTATATGGTAGAATCTGCTATTTCGCAGGTGGGTCAAGGGGCCGGAAACCCACAGACCGATGGAGGCCAAAGCAATGAAATGCCGCAAAAAGGAAAGATAACTCTCTCCATGCGCGATTATCAGTTGCGTCGTGGCGTAAAAAGTAGTGACGTTTTAGAAGAAGTTCGGGAGGCGGTAAAAGGTTTTCCAGGGGCTTCAATTATTGTAGAAAAGGACGCTGCCGGACCACCCGTAGGCTACCCTATTAATATTGAATTGATTGGCGAAAATTATGAAGAAATGCTTCGCGAAGCCGAAAACCTTCGGTCTTATATTGAAGGCTTAGGCATAAGCGGAATTGAAGAATTAAAAATAGACGTTAACAAAAGTAAACCGGAAATGGATGTTACCGTTAACCGCGAAAAAGCAGGACAATTGGGTATTTCTACAGGGCAGATTGGCTTAACCCTTCGTCGTGCTATTTTTGGCGAAGAAGCTTCAACCTATAAAGATGGCGACGACGATTACGAAATAAATGTTCGGCTTTCAGACAAATCTCGTTACGATGAAAGTGCCCTTTTTAACCAACCTATAACCTTTAGAAATAACCAAGGGAAAATTGTGCAGATACCCATATCGGCAATGGTTACAAAAAACAATACTGCCTCTTTCAGCTCAATTAAACGAAAAGACTTAAAACGAACCATAACCGTATATTCAAACGTTATTGGAGGCTATAATGCTACCGAAATTGTAAATGATCTTAAGGTTGAATTGCAAAATTATGATCTGCCAAAAGATATAAATCTTGTATTTACTGGCGAACAAGAAGAGCAAGCAGATAATATGGGCTTTCTCTTATTGGCACTATTTTATGCTATGGGCGGCATTTTGCTTATCCTGGTAGCACAATTTAATAGCCTCTCAAAACCAATGATTATCTTAACATCGGTTATTTTAAGTTTGGCCGGAGTATTTCTTGGTCTGGTAGTTTTTCAAATGGATTTCGTGGTAATTATGACTATGATGGGTATTATTTCACTTGCTGGAATTGTAGTTAATAACGCGATTGTTCTTATTGATTACACCCAAATTCTCATTGACCGTAAAATGTTTGATCTACAAATGGATGAAGACCAAATGCTCACCAAACGCCAGTATTTTCAATTAATAGTTGCAGGAGGAAAGTCACGTTTGCGCCCTGTTTTGTTAACGGCAATTACAACTGTTTTGGGTCTTATTCCCTTAGCAATTGGGTTTAATATAGATTTCTTCGGGTTATTTACAGATTACAGTCCGAATATTTACATTGGCGGAGACAACGTTATTTTCTGGGGGCCACTCGCGTGGACGGTAATCTTCGGTTTAATATTCGCCACATTCCTAACTTTAATTGTGGTCCCGGTAATGTTTTATCTGGTTAACCGCGCCAAAATAAGGTTTTACAAAAAACGAAGGCTAAAAGAGTTAAAAAAACAAAGAGCAAAAGATGCTACCTATAATAACCGCATAGCGTAA
- a CDS encoding polyprenyl synthetase family protein, whose product MEILKKYNTALHSHLKNAVPEKGPRQLYDPIAYILALGGKRIRPALTLMVCDFFGTDFKKAISAALAVELFHNFSLIHDDIMDNAPLRRGEQTVHERWDVNTAILSGDAMLILAYRFFENYEPKMFHELAKLFSETALQVCEGQQHDMDFETRDDVSLVEYIKMIDHKTAVLLGAAMKMGAIVAEVSETDKDKIYEFGRNLGIAFQLQDDYLDVFGNPETFGKQVGGDIISNKKTFLYLMAVGEGSTTQSEELEHLYSINPKDPTDKINTVKELFLASGAAEATQAEIEKYSQLAYSLLDTINISADKKEILHEFGRDLMKRKV is encoded by the coding sequence ATGGAAATTTTAAAAAAATATAATACGGCGCTTCATTCCCATCTTAAAAATGCAGTTCCCGAAAAGGGGCCACGCCAACTTTACGACCCTATAGCCTATATACTTGCGCTGGGTGGAAAGCGAATTAGGCCGGCGTTAACATTAATGGTGTGCGATTTTTTTGGCACCGACTTTAAAAAAGCGATAAGCGCTGCGTTGGCTGTAGAATTGTTTCATAATTTTTCGCTAATTCACGATGATATTATGGACAATGCTCCATTGCGAAGAGGTGAACAAACGGTACACGAAAGATGGGATGTGAACACCGCCATTCTTTCTGGCGATGCTATGCTAATTTTAGCATACCGATTTTTTGAAAACTACGAACCTAAAATGTTTCACGAATTGGCAAAACTCTTTAGCGAAACTGCCTTGCAGGTTTGCGAAGGGCAGCAGCACGATATGGATTTTGAAACCCGGGATGACGTATCCTTGGTGGAATATATAAAAATGATAGACCATAAAACGGCTGTTTTGTTGGGGGCGGCGATGAAAATGGGTGCTATCGTGGCCGAAGTTTCGGAAACCGATAAAGATAAAATTTATGAATTTGGTAGAAATTTGGGTATAGCTTTTCAACTGCAGGACGATTATTTGGATGTATTTGGAAATCCAGAAACCTTCGGAAAACAGGTGGGTGGCGATATTATTTCGAATAAAAAAACATTTTTGTATTTAATGGCCGTTGGGGAAGGTTCTACAACGCAATCGGAAGAATTGGAACATCTTTACAGCATAAATCCGAAAGATCCAACTGATAAAATAAATACCGTAAAAGAACTGTTTTTGGCCTCTGGCGCTGCCGAAGCAACACAAGCCGAAATAGAAAAATATAGTCAATTAGCGTATTCGCTTTTAGATACAATTAATATTTCGGCAGATAAAAAAGAAATACTTCACGAATTTGGAAGAGATTTAATGAAACGGAAGGTTTAA
- a CDS encoding TolC family protein: MTKKLLFFSFVLTFSLGFSQQNKDYSFSLQEAITFALDSNYTSINARRDIAKAIKQKWETTAQGLPQIDGTVSYQNNLKQPVTLIPGEFGGGEPGTFTPVTFGTKQNANAVATLNQLIFDGSYLVGLKAAKAFLRFSENANEKTRLEVRKGVINAYGSVLLAQELVAIFEKNKTNLEDNLFETRKIFENGLTEEENVEQLEITLLDIETQLSNARRSQKIAKQMFNLALGIDVFAPVILTDSLDELADNNISLALLDASLNIEDNVDYKIAYNLTEQRFFEMRLEKSKYLPRLSAFVNYGTSANSNDFSFFNGDQKWYQSSVLGVSLNIPIFSSGMRSASTQRAKIALEQAKTDFEQSKQQIKLDLTSARSNYQFAIENYKNSKKNLALAVRIENKNQIKFTEGLGASFDLRQAQTQLYTAQQQYFQSMLQVINEKANLETVLNIPQLRIDSETIKKQY, encoded by the coding sequence ATGACTAAAAAACTTTTATTTTTCAGTTTTGTACTTACTTTTTCTTTAGGCTTTTCGCAGCAAAATAAAGACTACAGTTTTAGTTTACAAGAAGCCATTACCTTTGCGCTAGATAGTAATTACACCTCAATTAATGCACGACGCGATATTGCCAAGGCCATTAAGCAAAAGTGGGAAACCACGGCACAAGGGCTCCCACAAATAGACGGTACTGTTAGCTATCAAAATAATTTAAAACAGCCCGTAACCTTAATTCCCGGCGAGTTTGGCGGCGGCGAACCCGGTACTTTTACGCCGGTAACCTTCGGAACAAAACAAAATGCAAATGCCGTAGCTACTCTAAACCAACTTATTTTTGACGGAAGTTATCTGGTGGGTTTAAAGGCAGCAAAAGCATTTTTGAGATTTTCTGAAAACGCAAACGAAAAAACCCGGCTCGAAGTAAGAAAGGGCGTAATTAACGCCTACGGAAGTGTGCTCTTAGCTCAGGAATTAGTGGCCATTTTCGAAAAAAACAAAACAAATCTTGAAGACAACCTATTTGAAACTAGAAAAATTTTTGAAAATGGTTTAACAGAAGAAGAAAATGTTGAACAGCTCGAAATTACACTACTCGATATTGAAACCCAGCTAAGCAATGCCCGTCGTAGTCAGAAAATTGCAAAGCAAATGTTTAATCTCGCTTTAGGAATTGACGTATTTGCCCCGGTAATTTTAACCGACAGTTTGGATGAACTTGCAGATAACAACATTAGCCTAGCGCTATTAGATGCCTCTTTAAATATTGAAGACAATGTAGATTATAAAATTGCGTATAATCTTACCGAACAGCGATTTTTTGAAATGCGTCTTGAAAAAAGTAAATATCTGCCCCGACTTTCGGCCTTTGTAAATTATGGTACTTCCGCCAATAGCAACGATTTTAGTTTTTTTAACGGCGACCAAAAATGGTATCAATCTTCGGTTTTGGGAGTAAGTTTAAACATTCCCATTTTTAGTAGCGGAATGCGCAGCGCCAGCACCCAACGCGCCAAAATTGCTTTAGAGCAAGCAAAAACCGATTTTGAACAGAGCAAACAACAAATAAAATTAGATCTCACCTCAGCCAGAAGCAATTATCAATTCGCGATTGAAAATTATAAAAACTCCAAGAAAAATCTCGCCTTGGCAGTGCGTATTGAAAACAAAAACCAAATTAAGTTTACAGAAGGATTAGGTGCCAGTTTCGATTTGCGCCAAGCCCAGACACAGTTATACACGGCCCAACAACAATATTTTCAATCTATGTTGCAAGTGATAAACGAAAAAGCAAATCTTGAAACTGTTTTAAATATTCCGCAGCTTCGTATAGATTCAGAAACTATTAAAAAACAGTACTAA
- the aspS gene encoding aspartate--tRNA ligase: MYRTHNNGQLRAADINKEVTLAGWVQKTRDKGFMVWVDLRDRYGITQLIFDEERTSKEVIEKATKLGREFVIQVKGTVIERESKNPNIPTGDVEILVSELNILNESQTPPFTIEDETDGGEDLRMKYRYLDIRRKPVRKNLIFRSKVAIAVRNYLANEGFVEVETPYLIKSTPEGARDFVVPSRMNEGQFYALPQSPQTFKQLLMVGGLDKYFQIVKCFRDEDLRADRQPEFTQIDCEMAFVEQEDILNAFEGLTKHLLKEINGVEISEFPRMTYDEAMAKYGNDKPDIRFGMEFGELNAVAKHKDFNVFNQAELVVGIAVPGGNTFTRKEIDKLIDWIKRPQIGALGMVYSRCNDDGSYKSSVDKFYDQEDLAKWAEITGAKPGDLVCVLSGDKNKVRTQLSALRMHLAEELGLRKSDEFAPLWVVDFPLLEWDEDTNRYHAMHHPFTSPKPGQLELLDTNPGEVKANAYDLVLNGNEIGGGSIRIHDRKTQALMFDYLGFTPEEAKAQFGFLMDAFQYGAPPHGGIAFGLDRLVAILGGQETIRDFIAFPKNNAGRDVMIDAPAPIDKKQLEELHLKVEIKS, encoded by the coding sequence ATGTACAGAACGCACAACAACGGCCAGCTTCGCGCGGCAGATATCAACAAAGAAGTAACCCTTGCGGGATGGGTACAAAAAACCCGCGACAAAGGTTTTATGGTGTGGGTTGACCTTCGCGACCGCTATGGCATCACCCAACTTATTTTTGACGAAGAAAGAACTTCAAAAGAAGTAATTGAAAAAGCCACAAAATTAGGTCGTGAGTTCGTAATTCAAGTAAAGGGAACCGTTATTGAGCGCGAATCTAAAAACCCAAACATACCTACCGGCGATGTGGAAATTTTAGTTTCCGAATTAAATATTCTGAATGAGTCTCAAACTCCACCCTTCACCATAGAAGATGAGACCGATGGCGGCGAAGATTTACGAATGAAATATCGCTACCTCGACATTCGCAGAAAGCCGGTGCGCAAAAATTTAATATTCCGCTCAAAAGTTGCCATTGCCGTACGCAATTATTTGGCAAATGAAGGTTTTGTTGAAGTGGAAACGCCGTATTTAATAAAATCTACTCCCGAAGGAGCACGTGATTTTGTGGTGCCTTCACGAATGAATGAAGGTCAGTTTTATGCCTTACCACAGTCGCCCCAAACTTTTAAGCAATTGCTAATGGTTGGCGGTTTGGATAAATATTTCCAAATAGTGAAATGTTTCCGCGACGAAGATCTCCGCGCAGACAGACAGCCAGAATTTACGCAGATAGATTGCGAAATGGCGTTCGTGGAGCAAGAAGATATTCTAAATGCGTTTGAAGGGTTAACAAAACATCTTTTAAAAGAAATAAACGGCGTAGAAATTTCGGAATTCCCTAGAATGACGTACGACGAAGCCATGGCGAAATACGGAAACGACAAACCGGATATACGCTTTGGGATGGAATTTGGCGAGTTAAACGCCGTGGCAAAGCACAAAGATTTTAATGTTTTCAATCAAGCAGAATTAGTAGTAGGAATTGCTGTTCCCGGTGGAAACACTTTTACAAGAAAAGAAATAGACAAATTAATAGACTGGATTAAACGTCCGCAGATTGGCGCTTTAGGAATGGTTTATTCACGTTGTAACGATGACGGAAGTTATAAATCTTCGGTAGATAAATTTTACGATCAGGAAGATTTGGCAAAATGGGCTGAAATTACAGGAGCTAAACCTGGCGATTTGGTTTGTGTACTTTCTGGAGATAAAAATAAAGTTCGTACGCAATTAAGCGCATTGAGAATGCATTTAGCCGAAGAACTCGGTCTGAGAAAAAGCGACGAATTTGCACCACTTTGGGTAGTAGATTTCCCATTGCTGGAATGGGATGAGGATACAAATCGCTACCACGCAATGCACCACCCTTTCACCTCTCCAAAACCTGGGCAATTGGAACTTTTAGACACCAATCCCGGTGAAGTTAAGGCTAATGCATACGATTTAGTACTAAACGGAAACGAAATTGGCGGTGGTTCAATTAGAATTCACGATAGAAAAACACAAGCGCTGATGTTCGATTATTTAGGATTTACTCCAGAAGAAGCGAAAGCTCAATTCGGCTTTTTAATGGATGCCTTTCAATACGGTGCGCCACCACACGGCGGAATTGCTTTTGGTTTAGACAGGTTGGTTGCAATTTTAGGTGGGCAGGAAACCATTCGCGACTTTATCGCCTTCCCAAAAAACAATGCGGGCCGCGATGTAATGATTGATGCACCCGCGCCCATTGATAAAAAACAACTTGAAGAACTTCATTTAAAAGTTGAAATAAAATCTTAA
- a CDS encoding TetR/AcrR family transcriptional regulator, with the protein MKNKIIEKATELFLKLGFKSVTMDDIANEMAISKKTIYTHFKNKTALVKECTCTVMHGITDGIDEIRSQNQNPIIELFEIKKFVMYKIDNDHSSPQFQLQKYYPEISGNLKANHFEKMMEYTRNNLRRGIEQGLYRSNINIEFIARLYFLGIHGIKDQNLFPLEKFSIKFANEEYLEYHLRGIVTSEGFNTLNKFIKAHQTND; encoded by the coding sequence ATGAAGAATAAAATTATTGAAAAAGCAACTGAGCTTTTTCTAAAACTTGGTTTTAAAAGTGTTACAATGGACGATATTGCCAACGAAATGGCAATTTCAAAAAAAACCATTTACACGCATTTTAAAAACAAAACAGCTCTTGTAAAGGAATGTACTTGCACTGTCATGCACGGCATTACTGATGGGATAGACGAAATTCGTTCACAAAACCAAAATCCGATTATAGAACTTTTTGAAATAAAGAAGTTTGTAATGTACAAAATTGATAACGACCACTCCTCTCCCCAATTTCAATTACAAAAATATTATCCCGAAATAAGTGGAAACCTTAAGGCAAACCATTTCGAAAAAATGATGGAATACACCCGAAATAATCTTCGCAGAGGTATAGAACAAGGCCTTTATCGAAGCAATATTAATATTGAATTTATAGCGAGATTGTATTTTTTGGGCATTCACGGTATAAAAGATCAAAACCTTTTTCCTCTCGAAAAATTTTCGATCAAATTCGCCAACGAAGAATATCTCGAATATCATTTAAGAGGAATTGTAACATCTGAAGGATTCAACACACTAAATAAATTCATTAAAGCGCATCAAACCAATGACTAA
- a CDS encoding efflux RND transporter periplasmic adaptor subunit has protein sequence MKKALLSLLIIAIFASCGNDKKSVDAVIDSGNLSAVKAKRTELNKQQRELKSEIDKLNEYIETHEKKERPALITAEVIKDTIFKHYVEVQGNVATDQNVVLNAEYSGVLTNIYVKEGQNVTKGQRLAKIDDGGLSSQVAQQEAQLALAKTTFERQQRLWEQKIGSEIQFLQAKTNYEAAKNVTNQLRSQLGKTIITAPFSGIVDEIISDQGQVVIPGQSPIIRLVNLNNMYVKAAIPETYLKNIKKGTQVKVKLASINAEFEGTVSQVSNYINPNNRSFEIQVEIPNKDGLVKPNLIAVVKVNDYSAENAITVPENILQENAAGETIAFLYQPINDTVGVAKRVLLETGLSYENHTEVKSGLKKGDTIIKEGAKTLRDGQKVTIKN, from the coding sequence ATGAAAAAAGCACTTCTATCACTACTAATAATCGCCATCTTTGCTTCTTGCGGCAATGACAAGAAATCGGTAGATGCCGTGATTGACTCTGGCAATCTTTCGGCCGTAAAGGCCAAAAGAACCGAACTGAATAAGCAGCAACGCGAACTAAAAAGTGAAATTGACAAGCTGAATGAATATATAGAAACCCACGAAAAGAAAGAGCGTCCTGCACTAATAACTGCCGAGGTTATAAAAGATACTATTTTTAAACACTACGTAGAAGTACAAGGAAACGTAGCTACAGACCAAAATGTAGTGCTAAATGCAGAATATTCTGGAGTGCTCACAAACATATATGTGAAGGAAGGCCAAAATGTAACAAAAGGGCAGCGTCTTGCCAAAATTGATGACGGAGGGCTTTCAAGTCAAGTGGCCCAACAAGAAGCACAATTGGCCTTGGCAAAAACCACTTTTGAACGCCAACAGCGACTTTGGGAACAGAAAATAGGTTCCGAAATTCAATTTCTACAAGCAAAAACCAATTATGAAGCTGCAAAAAATGTAACCAACCAATTGCGTTCTCAGTTGGGAAAAACAATAATTACAGCGCCATTTAGCGGCATTGTAGATGAAATTATTTCAGATCAGGGGCAAGTAGTAATTCCCGGTCAAAGTCCCATTATTCGCTTGGTGAATTTGAACAATATGTATGTAAAGGCCGCCATTCCGGAAACCTATTTAAAAAACATAAAAAAAGGAACGCAGGTAAAAGTAAAATTAGCTTCAATAAATGCCGAGTTTGAAGGCACCGTTAGCCAAGTGAGCAACTACATTAATCCCAACAACAGAAGTTTTGAAATTCAGGTTGAAATCCCGAATAAAGACGGGTTAGTAAAACCAAACCTCATTGCAGTAGTAAAAGTGAATGATTACAGCGCAGAAAACGCCATAACCGTTCCAGAGAATATTTTGCAGGAAAATGCGGCTGGCGAAACCATAGCATTTTTATACCAACCTATAAATGATACTGTGGGGGTTGCAAAACGTGTATTGCTAGAAACCGGACTTTCTTATGAAAACCACACAGAGGTAAAATCGGGACTTAAAAAAGGCGATACCATTATTAAAGAAGGCGCAAAAACCCTTCGCGATGGCCAGAAAGTAACCATTAAAAACTAA